In the Candidatus Baltobacteraceae bacterium genome, one interval contains:
- a CDS encoding response regulator, which yields MSVVSSVELAHRLASELIATRKVEAVRVWLSEEQFVIPAAESPEGWFDGKGLSSEEARDLIFSVSPLRFDSGFPLGLSELRYGYVEIPNVDSLSADARKLIEKRVRAAGAAMSTASTLAQAESAGRGRVLVVDDDEALRTLLRKLLERERFEISEASNGQEAIEAAGRIQPDLILMDWIMPVMDGEEATETLRKEHLTAHIPVVMLTHRSRPQDKLEALHAGVQDFVSKPFDFRSLVQTIDTQLRWRRLLSPHVGSAAIFGGLPTSAREPRGAMLDSLMKLIRSGEPEAAMERAIAEAERFEEQRAHDRAGAAYKIAADAAEALNHDDLAKRLLRLSGRAYLNWAQTAPKAEDSQRGYTLSVRRFMEAGNLKPGEDLGKVP from the coding sequence ATGAGCGTCGTTTCCAGCGTCGAGCTCGCGCATCGTCTTGCCAGCGAGTTAATCGCTACGCGTAAGGTCGAGGCCGTCCGCGTGTGGCTCTCCGAGGAACAGTTCGTCATACCCGCTGCCGAGAGCCCCGAGGGTTGGTTTGACGGCAAGGGCCTTTCCAGCGAAGAAGCGCGCGACCTCATTTTCAGCGTCTCGCCCCTGCGTTTCGACAGTGGATTCCCCCTTGGGCTCAGCGAGCTGCGCTACGGTTACGTCGAGATTCCGAACGTCGATTCGCTCTCGGCCGACGCACGCAAGTTAATCGAAAAGCGCGTTCGCGCCGCGGGGGCCGCAATGTCGACCGCCAGCACGCTTGCGCAGGCCGAGTCAGCCGGACGAGGCCGCGTTCTCGTGGTCGACGACGACGAAGCGCTTCGGACCTTGCTCCGCAAGCTGCTCGAACGTGAGCGGTTCGAGATCAGCGAAGCGTCGAACGGACAAGAAGCGATTGAAGCCGCCGGCCGTATTCAGCCGGATTTGATCCTGATGGATTGGATCATGCCCGTCATGGACGGTGAAGAGGCAACGGAAACCCTGCGCAAAGAGCATCTAACCGCGCACATACCGGTCGTCATGCTGACGCATCGTTCGCGCCCGCAAGACAAGCTCGAGGCGTTGCACGCCGGGGTGCAAGACTTCGTTTCAAAGCCGTTCGATTTTCGAAGTCTGGTTCAAACGATCGACACGCAGCTGCGCTGGCGCCGGCTGCTCTCGCCACACGTAGGAAGCGCCGCGATTTTCGGCGGCCTGCCAACGTCCGCCCGTGAACCCCGCGGGGCGATGCTCGATTCGCTCATGAAGCTCATCCGTTCCGGCGAGCCGGAGGCCGCGATGGAGCGCGCAATCGCGGAAGCCGAGCGATTCGAAGAGCAACGCGCACACGATCGGGCCGGCGCAGCCTATAAGATCGCGGCCGATGCCGCCGAGGCACTCAATCACGACGACTTGGCAAAACGGCTGCTTCGCCTGAGTGGACGGGCATATTTGAATTGGGCCCAAACCGCGCCCAAGGCTGAGGACAGCCAACGCGGCTATACGCTTTCGGTCCGGCGCTTCATGGAAGCCGGGAACCTCAAGCCGGGCGAAGACCTAGGGAAGGTGCCATGA
- a CDS encoding sulfur transferase domain-containing protein, whose protein sequence is MINEATIAGITVAGQPKDAELAELPAQGYGTVINVRMPEEQEEPEGPKVEALGMRYVSVPYTGQTMSREDVHKIREAIESAPPGSKTLTH, encoded by the coding sequence ATGATCAACGAGGCGACGATCGCCGGGATTACGGTCGCCGGTCAACCGAAAGATGCTGAGTTGGCTGAGCTTCCGGCCCAAGGGTACGGGACCGTCATCAATGTCCGGATGCCCGAGGAGCAAGAAGAACCCGAGGGGCCAAAAGTCGAGGCGCTGGGGATGCGCTACGTCTCGGTCCCGTATACGGGCCAGACGATGAGCCGGGAGGACGTCCACAAGATCCGGGAGGCGATCGAAAGTGCCCCGCCCGGCTCAAAAACGCTGACGCATTGA